A section of the Malania oleifera isolate guangnan ecotype guangnan chromosome 2, ASM2987363v1, whole genome shotgun sequence genome encodes:
- the LOC131149128 gene encoding uncharacterized protein LOC131149128, with the protein MHARKPPAPQKPSTASGLPLSSYKHHSRLIHFFNPQNLLEYSIHYQSQICLIVLFHRVLRSSKTMSSASRAWMVAATVGAVEALKDQGFCRWNYALRSIAQRANHDFRSFAQARKQSSSSSSSSAMVSNNKRLKREERGKQSEESLRQVMYLSCWGPN; encoded by the coding sequence ATGCATGCCCGAAAACCACCAGCGCCGCAGAAGCCCTCCACTGCCTCCGGTTTACCATTGTCTTCATATAAGCATCACTCCCGGCTCATCCATTTCTTCAATCCACAAAATTTACTTGAATACTCCATTCACTACCAATCACAGATCTGCCTAATTGTTTTATTTCATCGAGTACTTCGATCATCAAAGACGATGAGTTCAGCGAGCAGGGCATGGATGGTGGCAGCCACAGTTGGGGCAGTGGAGGCGTTGAAGGACCAGGGGTTCTGCAGATGGAACTACGCCCTCAGATCCATCGCCCAACGGGCCAACCACGATTTCAGGTCATTTGCTCAGGCCAGGAagcaatcttcttcttcttcatcttcttctgcTATGGTTTCCAACAACAAAAGATTAAAGAGGGAAGAGAGGGGGAAGCAATCGGAGGAGTCGTTAAGACAAGTCATGTACTTGAGTTGTTGGGGTCCCAATTGA